One segment of Brassica napus cultivar Da-Ae chromosome C3, Da-Ae, whole genome shotgun sequence DNA contains the following:
- the LOC125583364 gene encoding transcriptional regulator TAC1-like, which produces MLNFHNFFIALFMLRKKSIIYVLKKIQNMENIKNPKNTDDPDGMSRDSHQSVDNSLPRSYTCSFCVRGFSNAQALGGHMNIHRRDRANLRQKLMEDNKDDVVAESDSSEVVSLDLNEKQQEDDLARDDDDQDQDQGVDKNIIPGQKLGFWVQENKVDINADGKVTEVSSIDGSSSSHHLENENLDLELRLGQRAVETKTT; this is translated from the coding sequence atgctaaattttcacaattttttcaTAGCTCTCTTTATGCTACGTAAGAAATCCATAAtatatgttctaaaaaaaatacaaaatatggaaaacatcaaaaaccctaaaaacaCGGATGATCCTGATGGCATGTCGAGAGACAGTCATCAAAGCGTTGATAATTCCCTGCCAAGATCTTACACATGCAGTTTCTGCGTAAGGGGCTTCTCGAATGCTCAAGCACTAGGAGGGCATATGAACATCCACAGAAGAGACAGAGCTAATCTCAGACAAAAGCTTATGGAAGATAATAAGGATGATGTTGTCGCCGAGAGTGATTCATCAGAAGTTGTCTCTCTAGACCTTAATGAAAAACAACAAGAAGACGATTTGGcacgtgatgatgatgatcaagatCAAGATCAAGGTGTTGACAAAAATATAATCCCTGGTCAGAAACTAGGCTTTTGGGTTCAAGAAAACAAGGTTGATATTAATGCTGATGGAAAAGTCACGGAGGTTAGCAGCATAGATGGTTCGAGTTCGAGTCATCATCTTGAGAATGAAAATTTGGATCTTGAGCTCCGGTTAGGTCAAAGGGCCGTGGAGACGAAGACAACATAA